In Salvia miltiorrhiza cultivar Shanhuang (shh) chromosome 4, IMPLAD_Smil_shh, whole genome shotgun sequence, the DNA window ACTTTTCAATATTAAATCTCTTTATCAGCGCCCTGTATGTGTCTAGTGAGGATGTAATTCCTCATGCTATCATTCTCCACAAGTAATTTATAGCTACATACTGAATTAAAAGCTGGCCTTGTTTCTATTGTGTGGTGATAGTTAATCAGCacattattttttcatattttcagaGCGTTCCCGTTCAAGCTGGGCAGACACCACCATTGCTGCAGTACTTTGGAACTTTGTTGACTAAAGGAAAGCTTAATGCATTCGAATCTCTTGAGTTATCTCGTCTTGTTGTcaaccaaaacaaaaagaatTTATTAGAGAACTGGTTGGCTGAAGATAAACTGGAGTGTAGCGAGGAACTGGGAGACCTTGTAAAGGTGAGATTTAACCTAGGTTTGGAATGTTAGCTTTCTTCATATATTGATACACAGCATTCTGTCTGAGATCTCACCTTCAGTTGCGTTGTATGAACTAGTTTCTTTCTTGTCTATATTGTAGACGGTTGACAATGACCTTGCCCTGAAGATATTTATCAAAGCTAGAGTTACACCAAAAGTTGTTGCAGCATTTGCTGAGCGTCGGGAGTTTGACAAAATCTTAATATACTCAAAGCAGGTAATGTGCATGATCAATGTTGAAATATCATACCCCTTTCTTATATCTTACCCTGGATGATAGTGATGTTCGTTGGGGTGTTTCTGTTTCATTTTTATCTCATTATCCTTCTGATGTTATACAAGGGTTTTTGTTAAATGAGAAATTATATTCATGGAACAGGTTGGCTATACTCCTGATTACCTGTTCCTTCTGCAAACAATTCTCCGGTCTGATCCTCAGGTACTTTTGATCTGTGTAGAGCAAACTCAATACTTTCTAACTGTGAAGCTGTAACGATTTCTTTTTGCTATGTGAAGGGAGCTGTTAATTTTGCCCTTATGATGTCTCAAATGGAAGGAGGTTGCCCCGTTGATTACAACACCATTACTGATCTATTTCTTCAGGTTTGAGTGCTTTCTTCATCTTGTCTATTTAAATTTGTATTCTAACAGTCATGACTCTTCTGTTAGGGGTctttacttttgaggattagccTAGATAGATAAAAACGTTATAGGATAATCAATTATTTGCTAAGATGacttgaaactttgggatatcccaaggcccttgaCAACGTTTAAAAAGGCATTTTCGAGGTGCAACTTGGTGCGGGGCAGGCATAAATCGTGACTAACGCGATGCCTCACCTGGTGTGGACGGTGCAAACGCCTCGCTTCCTGcgtgaaattttcagattttttaaTGCATTTCATGGGCTTTATTTATTCGAAATTAGATGGGCTGATCTAACCCTAATTTTAATTGGGCTGCTAAATTGAAGCTTTTactaacaaattaaaaaaaaaaagttacttctaaaaaccaaaaactaaaaaccTTGCGATAGAACAGAAAGAGAACTCCCGCTCCCGCTCTTTCATCTCAGTCTCCCTCTCCCTTTCCCTCTCCCTTTTCCATTGCAGCAGGTGCTAGCTTCTCCACGAATGACACAAAACATAAAGACCGAACAGCATGAGCAGgtcatgaagatgaagatggagTTAAATAAGATGAATATGAAGATTATGAAGAGATGGAGATAGATGGAGATGGGGATGATTCAAGCTTCTCGGACctttaaatatttgattatggTTAATAATTATGACTATTAGACTTGagtttaggattttaaaaacttatggcatataataagtagttaagaacttatgtttttatgtgtTTTCATATATTTGCTATGTTTATACATGTTTTATTGTAttggtaataattttatgtGTTTTTTATGATTTATGCTTCAGTCTTACACCTCGTGAGGCGGAAGAAAAACACCTTGCCTCATAAAATGTTTTTTAAAACCTTGgcccttgataatttctatcaGTTGAACTATTGTTGCTTGATTCATATAACATTGAAAGGGTTGGACTGGAGAAATCCTAGTAACGAGGATAAAAATAATCGTTGAAAGTAAACGCCCCTTATTGTTTTCCATGTTTTATGTTTGAAATTCTTATTACATATCTAAAGTTTTTGAGACAGCTGATTAGAGCTTCTTTCTTCATTAACTATTTTTCTCCAGAGGAATATGATTCGTGAAGCAACTGCATTTCTGTTGGATGTCCTGAAACCTAATCTACCAGAGCATGCACACCTGCAAACTAAGGTCAATCATCAATCTTCTTATTCCTCTACTGAATTATTGTCACTCATGGTGACCTTGACTTTGCATGGAATCATGATTTCCTATATCCTATTAATTTCAGGTCCTGGAAATCAATCTTGTGACTTTTCCCAATGTTGCTGATGCTATTTTGGCAAATGGGATGTTTAGTCACTATGACAGACCACGCGTTGCACAACTCTGTGAGAAAGCAGGTCTTTACGTGCGAGCACTTCAGGTTATATTTCTTCATTCATTTTTTGCTTTTACTGTACAGTTGCATCTTCATATTCATTTTCCCAAATCTTTAATTAAACATTATTTATGTGCCTGCAGCATTATTCGGAGCTGCCTGATATCAAGCGTGTCATTGTTAATACTCATGCGATTGAGCCACAGGTTATGAAAATCCAATTATATCTGTCTTTTTCTCTAAATGGTTATTCAATGCTTAATGATATGTATGCATTTCAGGCACTCGTGGAATTCTTTGGTACTCTTTCCAAAGAATGGGCACTGGAGTGCATGAAAGATCTTCTACTGGTCAATTTAAGAGGAAACCTTCAGATTATTGTCCAGGTATGATTGTAGATCTATAGTGAAGTATTTATGATATTTAAGAATATGGTGTCCAAGTATTCTTTTGCTCACATGTCTCTTTAGATATTCTTTTTGGACACCATACTCTTGGAAGATGTGGAATTAAACATTGTCCTTGTTTATTGCCTTTACTGATTCTGATTATTCATTGTTTTATGCAGACTGCTAAAGAGTACTGTGAACAATTGGGAGTTGAAGCATGCATAAGGCTGTTTGAGCAGTTCAAGTCCTATGAAGGACTATACTTCTTTTTGGGGTCGTACTTGAGCTCCAGGTAATCCATTTTGGAAGCCATTTATTGCAAATTGCAAAGGAAAGGTCTCTTTCTCTGGTACTGATTTGCTAGTTTTCCTACTAATTATTCTTTACTGGCAGTGAGGATCCTGAcattcatttcaagtacattgAAGCAGCTGCTAAGACGGGACAGATTAAAGAGGTCGAGCGTGTTACAAGAGAATCAAATTTCTATGATCCTGAAAAGACTAAGAACTTTTTAATGGAAGCAAAACTTCCTGATGCTCGGCCACTGATCAATGTGTGTGACCGCTTTGGTTTTGTTCCGGACCTCACACATTACTTGTACACCAACAACATGCTCCGCTACATTGAAGGATATGTACAGAAGGTATTCTTTTTATCAAAGTTGTTTACCATTTTGAAAAATCCGTTTTTCGTGAACTGACTGCTTTCTCTTGATAGGTTAATCCAGGAAATGCTCCATTAGTTGTTGGGCAGCTCCTAGATGATGAGTGCCCTGAAGATTTCATTAAAGGCCTGATTTTGTCTGTCCGTTCGCTGCTCCCAGTTGAGCCTCTGGTGGAGGAGTGTGAAAAAAGGTACCTTGTATAGTTTCATATGTTATCTTAAAAGGATGCATGTTGTGTTGAATTGTTATTAATGCCATGTGGTGTGGGGTGCAGGAACCGACTTCGTCTACTTACTCAATTTTTGGAGCATCTTGTGAGTGAAGGAAGCCAAGATGTACATGTACACAATGCTCTGGGTAAAATCATTATAGATAGCAACAACAATCCAGAGCACTTTCTCACAACAAATCCGTACTATGATTCACGTGTTGTGGGTAAATACTGTGAGAAGCGTGATCCTACCCTTGCTGTTGTCGCATACCGGAGAGGACAATGTGATGATGAGCTTATTAACGTGACTAATAAGAATTCATTGTTCAAGCTGCAGGCCAGGTTTGTGATTTGTGTAGGTTTAGTAGTGCCAAGTTTTTCAGTTTCACATATTTTCTAGAGTACGATcctttagttttattgtttcaGGTATGTTGTTGAAAGAATGGATGGTGATCTCTGGGCCAAAGTTCTTGATCCTGAAAATGAATTTAGAAGGCTGCTCATTGATCAAGTTGTATCCACTGCTTTGCCAGAAAGCAAAAGTCCTGAGCAAGTTTCTGCAGCTGTTAAAGCGTTTATGACTGCTGATCTTCCTCATGAACTAATTGAATTGCTTGAAAAGATTGTGCTTCAAAACTCAGCTTTCAGCGGGAACTTCAACTTGCAAAACTTACTTATCTTGACTGCTATCAAGGCTGATCCATCTAGGGTTATGGACTATGTTAATAGACTTGATAACTTTGATGGCCCGGCTGTTGGAGAGGTGGCTGTGGATGCTCAATTGTATGAAGAAGCTTATGCTATTTTCaagaaatttaatttgaatgtCCAGGCTGTTAATGTGTTGTTGGATAATATTCGAGACATCAACCGTGCTGTAGAATTTGCTTACCGTGTTGAAGAAGATGCCGTCTGGAGTCAAGTGGCTAAAGCTCAACTCAGGGACGGGCTAGTGAGTGATGCAATCGAATCATTTATTCGTGCTGATGATGCAACTCAATTTTTGGAAGTCATCCGAGCTGCAGAGGATGCAGATGTGTATCATGACCTTGTAAAGTATCTTCTTATGGTTAGGCAGAAAGCAAAGGAGCCTAAAGTAGACAGTGAGCTTATTTATGCATATGCTAAAATTGATAGGCTGGGTGAAATTGAAGAATTTATTCTTATGCCTAATGTGGCCAATCTGCCTAATGTTGGTGATCGCTTGTATGATGAAACTCTATATGAGGCTGcaaaaattatttttgcttTCATCTCCAATTGGGGCAAATTGGCAAGTACTTTAGTAAAATTAAAGCAATTCCAAGGTGCTGTTGATGCTGCGCGGAAAGCTAATAGCGCAAAGACATGGAAGGAAATATGCTTTGCCTGTGTTGATGCTGAGGAGTTCCGCTTGGCTCAAATTTGTGGCCTCAACATTATTGTACAGGTAACTGAATGTAGTGGACACTATTATATTAAACTTCTTTTAGTTTCACAATCAGTGAGCTATAAATCAATAGTATCTATTTCCCATGTCATCATTTTGTGATTTTCACAGGTTGATGACCTTGAAGAGGTTAGCGAGTATTATCAGAATAGAGGATGCTTTAATGAGCTCATATCTCTTATGGAGAGTGGTCTAGGATTGGAACGTGCACATATGGGCATCTTTACAGAGCTGGGTGTCCTTTATGCTAGATATCGCCATGAGAAGCTCATGGAGCACATCAAATTGTTTTCTACTCGTCTCAATATTCCCAAACTGATTCGTGCATGTGATGAACAGCAGCACTGGCTAGAACTGACTTACTTATATGTTCAGTACGATGAGTTTGATAATGCTGCAACAACTGTGATGAATCATTCCCCAGAAGCTTGGGATCACATGCAATTCAAAGATATTATTGTCAAAGTTGCCAATGTGGAGCTATATTACAAAGCTGTGCacttttacttgcaagagcACCCTGATCTCATCAATGATGTTCTCAATGTGCTTGCTCTTCGCGTAGATCATACCCGTGTTGTGGACATAATGAGAAAGGTTAAGACTTATTTTTGATATCTTACTTCTATTTCACTGCACAATTTTGTGGCCATAGTCTAAGTTGTAACTTTTTCTTATTACATTTTCTGATGTTCTTTAGGCGGGCCACCTGCGTCTTGTTAAGCCATACATGGTAGCCGTTCAAAGCAATAATGTCTCTGCCGTCAATGAAGCTCTCAATGAGATCTATGTTGAAGATGAGGATTATGAGAGGCTACGTGAATCAATTGACTTGCATGATAACTTTGATCAGATCGGCCTTGCTCAAAAGGTGATTGTGTTCCCACATCATAATTCATTGGCCTTTAGACATTTATATTCATACATTCTTCTTTACCTTGGCAGATCGAGAAACATGAACTTCTTGAAATGAGACGAGTTGCTGCATACATTTACAAGAAGGCCGGGAGGTGGAGGCAATCAATTGCCTTGTCAAAGAAAGACAACCTTTACAAAGATGCAATGGAGACGGCTTCACAATCTGGTGATCGTGAACTGGCAGAGGAGTTGCTTATTTATTTCATTGAACAGGTAGAATTGATGATTCTATTAATCTGCATGATTTATGTTTCTATCTACCTCTAAATAGTGCCAATAATGTCTATTCGTTTTGCTTATGTTTGATTTTGTTACTCTTATACAATTGGTGAGCATAAATTTGTTGGTGCTTGTTAACTTGTTGGATTTGGGACAATATGAGTTTCCAGGATCTCATCTGTAGTATTTTTATGCATAAATACTCGACATGTATACCACATGTTTACACATGTCCTTGCTTCTATTATGCTGTCCTGTCATACTATATTGTAGCAGACTTGGTGCTCTATTGCTTGAATAAGATTCCATAATTTCCTCAAGAGCTCAATTGGTCAAAAGTTGAATGTCTAATGTTGGTTGTTGTTTTTGTAGGGTAAGAAGGAGTGCTTCGCGTCGTGCCTCTTTGTCTgctatgatttaattcgcccAGATGTTGCACTTGAACTCGCCTGGATGAATAACATGATTGATTTTGCATTCCCGTATCTTTTACAGGTAAATCTCTCTCCTTATCCTCCTGGTTGTTTGTGCATGCCTTTAGGGGTGTGGGCATACTATACAATAGCTGCATATTTCTAGGAAAGTTATAGAATGTTCATTGAGAACTAAACCCATATAAAACCTTAagttttctgtttttttttggttttgtgtTTGATTTTAAAGGATGTACTTTCTAATCTTCTTGTGCAGTTTATCCGGGAATACACTGGCAAAGTTGATGATTTGGTTAAGGACAAGATTGAGGCTATCAAAGAAGAGAAGGCTAAAAAGGAAGAAGAGAAAGATGTTGTCCTGCAAcaggttctctctctctctctctatatatatcttTAACTAGAATCAGGCATCATCAAAATGTTTCAAGCTGCAGGAGAACCTTTTCGAATTGCAAAATTAGTTGTACTTTTTATTGATTGACGAATGTTAAGAAATTACATTCTCTCCTTTccttcaaaaaaagaaaaagaacggtcttatttttataatttgatgTGAACCTAATTTCATGCCGTCACTAATTTGCTTGTGTAATTGCTGCAGAATATGTATGCCCAACTGCTTCCTCTTGCTTTGCCGGCGCCTCCTATGCCGGGCATGGGAGCTCCAGGAATGGGAGGGGGCTTTGCTGCTCCTCCCCCACCCATGGGTGGTATGGGCATGCCTCCAATGCCCCCATTTGGCATGCCACAAATGGGGTCCTACTGATGTGTTGATTTTTCATAGCCGGACGTTTCACTTGACTAGAAAAAGGCATTCGAGGTGGGGGCGTCATGTTTTCATAATCTACAGTGTTTTTCCTCAGCCGCTTGGCTCGCCTGGTCTTCTGGACATTGATGGGACAGATTACAGAGGCCTGCTCCAAGGGGAAAGTAATTTGATCGGAGGCTGAGGCTTAGTCCAAGAGATTAATTTGATTTGGTGTTTTGTCTGTGATAGTGtggataaatattatatatatatagatatatttcTTTGTAATATTCTTTGTTAGTTGAGGCAATTTTTTTTGCAGCTTTAGGCAAAGCTGAGGATAATGTGTACTTTATACAAGCAAGTGTCCAGGATTACGAGACATATTGTACCGAATGTTtgatttttcttcatttttttgtggtttagttttgaattttgtaaatttaCTCAATTGGGGCCGGTTGGTGTTTCTTTCGAGAAGAGAAGTGTTGCTTTGCGGCGAGAAGGTCCAGTCGTCCAAGTAGTGTAATGTAGTTAAACTTTGTTTCTATTTTTCGATGAagtgaattcatacatttttggcTACTTTTTGTATGTACTTCAGTAGCAATTTGAGCATTTGGAAATTTTGAAATGTGAAAATTAATGCCCCTCTGTCGCAATTTAACCGGCCATAAAGGATGGGCACGGATGTTAAAAAACAAATGGTTCATACTAGTGTGCATATGTTAACCAAGTGGTAAGACCTTAATATTCAAGGTCAAAGGTTTTGGTTTCGAATTTCTTGTGATGCgacttttaaatttctttatttaatactctaagtttataaaaaaaataaaaagaggtggtctcctgtacatTCGGGTTGTACCCCGATCCAGATTTTGACTTAGTTGGACTATTCTgacttattttttcttaaaatgacactaacactattttattttacaaattgcactatttcaaaaataacactaacactattttgttttataaatgacactattttgaaaatgacactaatactacGTGTGAAATTACACTAACATTATATCGAactgacactaacacttgacattcgaATAGGATAGTCTCAAATCTGGGTCAAGATCCGGGTCGGGTACGATccgagtgtaccgtacacccgggtgtacaaaatattttgtgaaaaaaaaattcatactaaattttctcaaaaatacGTATTCTAATGGTCTAAAAAAGATATCTTCGCAAGCCAAACTTGATTTCTGAGGCTCTATGACCATACCGCTTGAGTTCCGTGCACATCAGCTTTTCTTCTTTACACATCTTCGCTTCACCACTTCAAAATCCTTTAAAATTGTCCTAATCCCTTTAGAATTTGACAAAACGATGAAAAGGTTCTATTAATTCTGCAATTAATTCCAAAAGATAACATTAGCTAAGTAGGAATTAAGCGTTaaaatccacaaaaaatatCCAAAATATATGCTTGAAATACGCCTACTAGTACGCAGAAGCAATGCAGACTTAGAAGTGGCCTCAAGTGATTCACTAGCTAAGATGTTTAATTGTATAATCTGGGTTCGCTTTCATGTTGATATTGCTTTAGCTGGAAAAAAGCGTGAGTTTGTTAGTCTTTTCTTTTACTAGTTTGTTATTGAGTGTTAGGGTGTGTTctatttgattgtaaatttatcatggaaaaagaaaggataaataaaatttaaacctttaaatccttcttttattttcctacatgacccttactcattcttatcacaccatttttggagggataatattatccctcctttgtagtgtaaatgaggaacgagtaagggtcaagtaggaaatgtggaaaaaaaaagcaaagatttaaagggtgaaattttgtttatccctcatttttttcatgataaatttataatcaaaGAGAACGCTCCCTTAATGAAAAATGCACTAGGCAATCTTGTGAGTTTGCAGTTAGTTTATTAATCGCAAAATTCCATGGCTTCGGTTAAGTTTTTCAAATCGAGACGAATTGAAATAATCTTTGGGTTGTGAAGGAACCATAAAATTTGCAATTTGAGCAAACACAACAATTCCTGTCCACGGAAACGAATGGCAAGAAATCTGAAAATGTAATTGTGCTCACACTGATTTCCTATGTGTAGTGGAAAAAATCCGACTGACCAGaggtcagcgaaatcctcgccagaggaatcagcgaagtcctcgccagaggaatcagcgaaatcctcgtcagaggaatcagcgaaaccctcgctagaggaatcagcgaagtcctcgccagaggagtcagcgaaatcctcgccagaggaatcagcgaaatgatccctctgctctggcagaggcgcgatccctttGCTCTGCCATcgacatgatccctctgctctggcagaggcgcgatccctcggCTCTGGCAGCGGCATGATCCCTccgctctggcagaggcgcgacccctccgctctggcagcggcacgatccctctgctctggcagaggcgcgatccctccgCTCTAACAGCgacatgatttctctgctctggcagaggagcGATCCCTCTGCTATGGCAGcggcatgatccctctgctctggcagaggtgCGACCCCTTTGCTCCGGCAGCAGCGCCATAGTAAACATCTCGACACGAAAGTATACAAACTGGATTATAAGCTCACGAAAACCTAGTCAAACAtgggtgactaggtcaaacgaaaGTCGCGGAAGATCGTTTCCTAAAAAATCGGAACTGCTAGGGTTTCAAAGAGCATTccaacaaaccctaaccctagtcgcCTCCTTGCAGGTCCATAACCTATAAATACTACTTCATTAACACTTGGGGGGGAGGCCGTCATGGACATTCAATCTTAGACTCACAATCTCTCAATCTGGTGCTCTCTCCGCTCTTCTGTTCAGCCTCTACGCTCACAACACTCTAGGGATCCGATCGCCCCGCTAGCCCGGACGTCCGTCGTCCCTTATTCCACACCGCTCATTAGCTTTCATTCAACTTCCGGGATATTCCGATTTCCCGGATACATCACttattactactatttatttatttcgttaCGTTATTTACGCTTACTATTTCTATcagtttactgacttgagcgtcagagacccttccatcgacacccccaccggtgctcttcggagggctctaacgttgctagtggtttcaggttgctagtgcccattgATCCAGACGTGACTGACGTCGCTTCCGTGATTGTTGGATTCACCCcctacaatttggcgcccaccgtggggccctagcaatcaagcgaatCAACGCACTTTCCTTAGATCTCTACGAGCATCAATCATGTCTGACGGTTGTGACGAATCTGAAACTCCTGATGCACCCCATGTGGCTACTCAGGCTGACCTAGCCGCCCAGATCGCCACCCGGAACTACATCACTCTTGATCCCATCAAAGGGCGTAGGCAACTCTACGGAGCATGGCTCTACGGAGCACAATCTGGCCCAAGAACTACATTTGGTTTGATCCTCGCCAGATGTAGGTAGAAAACTCTCCGAAGTGCAGCCACCAACCTCAAATCGACATGTCTCAGCCTGTCCCGCGACGTTAGCACCTTGCGAGATACAAGTCACCAATGATGACTCCTCTACACGGACAAGATCAACCTGTATCATTGGAAAGAAACATCATCACAACATGAAATTCAAGACCATTGGTCTCTAGTCATCCAGTTGAACGAACCACCCAGCTTGGAACAATCAACGAGATAGTAAAAAAGTTTGtaaatatttatcttttttaaagCTAGAATTAGCCACTTGTTCAAATGTCCACATGGTACTATCCACAGTTGGTCGAAGTCAATACGACCCAAATATAATGAATTCCAACTTGCTTCAATTTCAAATACTTGACTTGGACAATTTAGAGCCAACAACTCTACGATTCCATATTTTGCTGCATGAAAGCATTAAATCAGCTAACACACCAAGATGGGACACAATTCGCCCAAGTCAAAATCACAAGTTGGCCAACATCAGCCACTTCCAACTTGGATCACCAAACAAAATCAAAGTGTCATTTCGATTCTCAGAGATTATCTCACTGCCCATACGGCAATTCATTCCAGCTTGgcaagataaataaaaatgttagaACCACATACGAGATGGCACATACGAATCCAGACTGGCTTTGCCTAGATGCAATAAATTCTCCAACATCAATTCCAGGCTGGAAAATTCGAAATGAAAAATAAGAGGACAAGCTGGGAAGTCAGCTTGGAAGTCAAGTCTTAAACGACGCAATGCAAAGAAAAAATAACAAGCAAACAATAACAAAGTCTGTTTTTCGCCTCAAAGAGTCACTCTCCCATCTAAGGACGGTCATCTCCGGTGGTCATCCCGACAAAGTTGCTAGCAAGCTGTTCATGCTCCTTCTTATCAGCCTTCCACTCATTAAATTCATCTATGTATTGTTGGACATCCCAAGTCTTGGGGGGCTGATTTTCTAGTCCGATGCAGCTCACTCCAGCCGACGAGCGTCTTCCAACTTGGCAGACTCCAATTTCTTGACGATTCTATCGGCCTTATCATGTGCCTTATTGACGGCTGTCATCTTGTCTTGCCAATTAGCTTGTTCAGCCCTCAACTCATCAAGCTCTGCCACCATAGCAAGAGTTCTCTCCATGAGGAAGGCAGCTTTCTGCACACTCTACAACAAACACAAAATTGCAACaagttgaaaattaaaaaattcatgtCAACAAATCTACACTTGAACATACTTACCAAAAAAGTTGATCGAAGAGATCACTAGCAACGTCTCCATCACCCTTCTTTTTCAAGTAATCCCTATCACTTGGGAGTAGTAACTGTTTGGCTACCCCACGGACAGATCCAGGCTGGGAATGTGAAGACACGTTTGAAAATGACAAGTTGATGAAATCGTCCGTCTGATCAGATAAGGTAAGATCGACTTCAGCAAACCTCCTCTTGCAAGCTGGAGCACGAGATGAGTGCGGAACACACATTGTAGCAACATCATCCGTAACCACGCCACCCGAGCTGGCAGCCTTCTTCCTACTCTTGCGGATCACCTCCATGGCAGCGCCCTTTCCAAGCAATAGAGGAACATACAACTTCGACATCCTGTGATCTACATCAAAATGAAAACACTTAGTTATATTGACAACAAGTTGGAATAAGGTAGAATTATTGAATAAGAAATACCTGGAGGAACGCGGCTCTACAAAGAGCTAGCTCGTAAGTTCGCGTCGGTCAAAATATTACAGCAATGACGCTCATCTTCGCTAAAACATAAAACCAATTGGGCCTTTCCGAATCAGATGGAGCTGACGGAGCTGTCGTTTaagcttcgtgcaaataaataatcctgtgcccacaactagactagctagtga includes these proteins:
- the LOC131020018 gene encoding clathrin heavy chain 2-like isoform X1; translation: MAAANAPITMKEALTLTSLGINPQFITFTNVTMESDKYICVRETAPQNSVVIIDMSMPSQPLRRPITADSALMNPNSRILALKAQLPGTTQDHLQIFNIEAKAKMKSHQMPEQVVFWKWITPKMLGLVTQSSVYHWSIEGDSEPVKMFDRTANLANNQIINYKCDPSEKWLVLIGIAPGSPERPQLVKGNMQLFSVDQQRSQALEAHAASFASFKIAGNDKDSILISFASKSSNAGQVTSKLHVIELGAQPGKPSFTKKQADLFFPPDFADDFPVAMQISHKYGLIYVITKLGLLFVYDLETATAVYRNRISPDPIFLTSEASSIGGFYAINRRGQVLLATVNDATIVPFVSGQLNNLELAVNLAKRGNLPGAENLVVQRFQELFAQTKYKEAAELAAESPQGILRTPETVSKFQSVPVQAGQTPPLLQYFGTLLTKGKLNAFESLELSRLVVNQNKKNLLENWLAEDKLECSEELGDLVKTVDNDLALKIFIKARVTPKVVAAFAERREFDKILIYSKQVGYTPDYLFLLQTILRSDPQGAVNFALMMSQMEGGCPVDYNTITDLFLQRNMIREATAFLLDVLKPNLPEHAHLQTKVLEINLVTFPNVADAILANGMFSHYDRPRVAQLCEKAGLYVRALQHYSELPDIKRVIVNTHAIEPQVMKIQLYLSFSLNGYSMLNDMYAFQALVEFFGTLSKEWALECMKDLLLVNLRGNLQIIVQTAKEYCEQLGVEACIRLFEQFKSYEGLYFFLGSYLSSSEDPDIHFKYIEAAAKTGQIKEVERVTRESNFYDPEKTKNFLMEAKLPDARPLINVCDRFGFVPDLTHYLYTNNMLRYIEGYVQKVNPGNAPLVVGQLLDDECPEDFIKGLILSVRSLLPVEPLVEECEKRNRLRLLTQFLEHLVSEGSQDVHVHNALGKIIIDSNNNPEHFLTTNPYYDSRVVGKYCEKRDPTLAVVAYRRGQCDDELINVTNKNSLFKLQARYVVERMDGDLWAKVLDPENEFRRLLIDQVVSTALPESKSPEQVSAAVKAFMTADLPHELIELLEKIVLQNSAFSGNFNLQNLLILTAIKADPSRVMDYVNRLDNFDGPAVGEVAVDAQLYEEAYAIFKKFNLNVQAVNVLLDNIRDINRAVEFAYRVEEDAVWSQVAKAQLRDGLVSDAIESFIRADDATQFLEVIRAAEDADVYHDLVKYLLMVRQKAKEPKVDSELIYAYAKIDRLGEIEEFILMPNVANLPNVGDRLYDETLYEAAKIIFAFISNWGKLASTLVKLKQFQGAVDAARKANSAKTWKEICFACVDAEEFRLAQICGLNIIVQVDDLEEVSEYYQNRGCFNELISLMESGLGLERAHMGIFTELGVLYARYRHEKLMEHIKLFSTRLNIPKLIRACDEQQHWLELTYLYVQYDEFDNAATTVMNHSPEAWDHMQFKDIIVKVANVELYYKAVHFYLQEHPDLINDVLNVLALRVDHTRVVDIMRKAGHLRLVKPYMVAVQSNNVSAVNEALNEIYVEDEDYERLRESIDLHDNFDQIGLAQKIEKHELLEMRRVAAYIYKKAGRWRQSIALSKKDNLYKDAMETASQSGDRELAEELLIYFIEQGKKECFASCLFVCYDLIRPDVALELAWMNNMIDFAFPYLLQFIREYTGKVDDLVKDKIEAIKEEKAKKEEEKDVVLQQNMYAQLLPLALPAPPMPGMGAPGMGGGFAAPPPPMGGMGMPPMPPFGMPQMGSY